In a genomic window of Streptomyces sp. cg36:
- a CDS encoding putative quinol monooxygenase — MLTRRGEDDFVASGYALVVRFTLRDTSAARHFDALVALTMEGIRREAGTLVYSVHTPVDEPLVRVFYELYADRDAFQAHEDQAHTKQFLAAREEFLSNVEVTFLNELEALSKRPGTEQG, encoded by the coding sequence ATGCTTACGCGACGTGGAGAGGACGACTTCGTGGCCAGCGGATACGCACTCGTGGTGCGCTTCACCCTCCGAGACACCTCGGCGGCCCGGCACTTCGACGCCCTGGTGGCTCTGACCATGGAAGGCATCCGGCGCGAGGCCGGCACGCTCGTCTACTCGGTGCACACCCCGGTGGACGAGCCCCTGGTGCGGGTCTTCTACGAGCTGTACGCCGACCGCGACGCGTTCCAGGCGCACGAGGACCAGGCCCATACCAAGCAGTTCCTCGCGGCACGGGAAGAGTTCCTGAGCAACGTCGAAGTGACGTTCCTCAACGAGCTGGAGGCTCTGAGCAAGCGCCCTGGAACGGAGCAGGGGTGA
- a CDS encoding WhiB family transcriptional regulator yields MDWRHHAVCREEDPELFFPIGNTGPALLQIEEARAVCRRCPVMEQCLQWALESGQDEGVWGGLSEAERRSMRRRAARSRARTEVSG; encoded by the coding sequence ATGGACTGGCGTCACCACGCGGTGTGCCGCGAAGAGGACCCCGAACTGTTCTTCCCGATCGGCAACACCGGGCCGGCGCTCCTGCAGATCGAGGAGGCGAGGGCCGTCTGCCGCCGCTGCCCGGTCATGGAGCAGTGTCTGCAGTGGGCTTTGGAGTCCGGGCAGGACGAGGGCGTGTGGGGCGGTTTGTCCGAGGCGGAGCGGCGCTCCATGCGGCGCCGTGCCGCCCGGAGCCGGGCGCGGACGGAGGTGTCGGGATGA
- a CDS encoding helix-turn-helix domain-containing protein yields the protein MKPRGKDIDPQDRAFGQRVQRFRKERGRTQAELAASLGKTSSWLSQVERGVQPVQRMDLLQEIADELGVSVQQLRPGIPAVGPSQAPTAQPLSNDLDETRRLLSGHPALQTLLSGANESGPTRGLDLLRADVDDLWDLTHAGQLAQVSALAVQLLPELEHTVRTDSGEHRAELWLLLSRGYQALSAAFVRQDEADAAWVAADRAVFTAERSGDPLHVCASVFRMVQAFVRLRSLGQAEHAAQTAIDALGEQRNQSPESLSVLGSLHLALALVRARASARAEAKEEIAKARAIATQLGENRNDFNLEFGPVNVEIQAVSTAVDLGDAGEALDIGLTIDAAELSPERQGRLLMDLGRAHAQRRHGGEALRCLLDAEAIAPEIIQTHQAARAAIRELVLVAGPNAPRELLELAERAAAVD from the coding sequence GTGAAGCCGCGCGGGAAAGACATCGATCCGCAGGATCGGGCTTTCGGACAGCGCGTCCAGAGATTCCGGAAGGAACGCGGGCGCACACAAGCCGAACTCGCGGCATCGCTCGGGAAGACGAGCAGCTGGCTCTCCCAGGTCGAACGCGGTGTGCAGCCGGTCCAGCGAATGGACCTGCTCCAGGAGATCGCCGACGAGCTGGGCGTGTCCGTGCAGCAACTGCGTCCCGGTATCCCAGCAGTCGGGCCATCACAGGCACCCACCGCCCAGCCGCTCTCCAACGATCTGGACGAGACCCGCCGACTGCTGTCCGGCCACCCCGCGCTTCAGACCCTGCTGTCCGGCGCGAACGAGTCCGGACCGACGCGCGGCCTCGACCTTCTGCGGGCTGACGTTGATGACCTCTGGGACCTGACCCACGCCGGCCAGTTGGCGCAGGTCAGCGCCCTTGCTGTGCAACTGCTCCCTGAGCTGGAGCACACGGTACGGACTGATTCCGGCGAACACCGGGCGGAGCTGTGGCTGCTGCTCTCCCGGGGCTATCAAGCCCTGTCCGCCGCGTTCGTGCGTCAAGACGAGGCAGACGCCGCCTGGGTCGCCGCCGATCGCGCGGTCTTCACAGCCGAGCGGTCCGGCGATCCTCTGCACGTCTGCGCCAGCGTGTTCCGCATGGTGCAGGCGTTCGTCCGCCTGCGCAGCCTCGGACAGGCCGAACACGCTGCCCAGACCGCCATCGACGCGCTGGGCGAGCAGCGCAACCAATCGCCGGAGTCCTTGTCCGTCCTCGGCTCCCTCCACCTGGCCCTGGCCCTCGTCCGAGCCCGTGCCAGCGCGCGAGCCGAAGCCAAGGAGGAGATCGCCAAGGCCCGCGCGATCGCCACACAGCTCGGCGAGAACCGTAACGACTTCAATCTGGAGTTCGGCCCAGTCAACGTCGAGATCCAGGCGGTCAGCACCGCTGTGGACCTGGGCGACGCGGGCGAGGCGCTCGACATCGGTCTCACCATCGACGCCGCCGAACTCTCGCCAGAGCGCCAGGGCCGGCTCCTTATGGACCTGGGGCGCGCCCACGCCCAGAGGCGCCATGGCGGCGAGGCCCTCCGCTGCCTGCTGGATGCTGAGGCCATCGCTCCCGAGATCATTCAGACCCACCAAGCCGCCCGCGCAGCCATCCGGGAGCTCGTCTTGGTGGCAGGGCCGAACGCACCGCGCGAGCTGCTGGAACTCGCGGAGAGGGCGGCTGCCGTGGACTAG